TCTGATCATGGGCAACAAAAGCCTTATGAAATAAACATTACGTTATTTGATGCGTTACAGGGAACAACAAAAGGCCCGGATAAATGGCAGATAGACCGCTTTATCTGTGCGCACGCCATTATGCTGGGAATGGAAGGTATTCCAGGCATTTATATTCATAGTTTATTAGGTACGTCTAACGACTATGAAAAAGTGGCTAATACAGGTCAAAACCGTTCAATCAACCGTAGACGTTGGGATTTCAAAGAGCTAGAAGCCTTGCTTGATTCGCCCTATTCTCAGCATCACAAAGTATTGACGCGATTGTCTCAGTTAATTCGAATTCGTAAAGCTCAGCCAGCATTCCACCCGAATGCTACGCAATTCACGTTGCAGCTTAACGAAAGTATTTTCGGTTATTGGCGACAAAGCTTAGACAGAAAGCAAAGTATCTTCTGCATTAGTAATGTGTCGGATGAAGAGCAAACTATTCTACTGTCAGATATCAATTTGATTGGTACTGATAACTGGATAGATCTTGTGACTCGCCAGCAAATTGCCTTGTCGGATGCCTTTTTGCAATTGAAGCCCTACCAGGTACTTTGGATAAGCAACCAAGACTTTGAGTAACCTCACATTCTTGAGCTCTTCATTACCCTTTTCTAAACGGCGCTTATAGCGCCGTTTTTGTTATAATTTCCTTATCGTCATTGCCTAATACATTGGTTTATTGGCGCATTTAGGTGATAATCACCACCCTCAAATTAGGGAGTGGTTTTCATGTCTTCAAAATGGTTATCGTTAGAACACGCATTAGAAAAAGCAATTGATGCAACGAGCATCTTGGGTGAATCTGAAACCATTGAGTTAAGTCGCGCCTTAGGAAGAATTACCGCCTCTGAAGTTCATGCTTCTTTATCTGTGCCGCCGTGGGATAACTCGGCAATGGATGGCTTTGCTATTAATGCGGCTGATAGTCGAGAAGACACGCTTATGCCTATTCAGGGTACCATTACCGCTGGCATGGCCGAAGACGAACCTTTAAAACCCGGTCACGCGATAAAAATCATGACGGGCGCACCAGTACCTCCAGGCGCCGATGCCGTAGTGATGGTCGAAAATACCCATACCAAAGGCAATAGCGTAACTATTAATAAGTTGCCGTCTAGTGGCGAAAACATTCGCAAGAAAGAAGCGGATATTAAAATTGGACAGTCACTGGTAAATCAAGGTATTCGATTACAGCCACAGCACCTTATGTTGTTGTCTTCACAGGGGCTCACTACGGTAGACGTAGTAAAACAAGTTAAGGTGGGTGTTGTCGCCACAGGCTCTGAACTAGCTCAACCTGGCGAACCCTGCTTACCTACCCAAATATATGAGTCGAATCGTATTGGTGTGAGTGCCCTACTTTCAGAGTTGGGCGTAGAGATTATCGACTTCGGCATAGTAAAAGACGATGAACAATCACTTACCGCCCTGTTCAAAGAAGCAAGCGAACGGGTAGATGTGATGGTAAGTAGTGGTGGCGTGTCGGTTGGCGATGCCGATTATGTGAAAGACGTAATAGACGCTTTAGGTAGTATCGACTTTTGGAAAGTGGCAATTAAACCGGGTAAACCTTTTGCCTTAGGCCATATTGGCAATACCTTGTTTTGTGGTTTGCCTGGTAACCCTGTTTCTGCCTTTGTAACCGCTAAACTTCTTGTTACCCCGTTAATCAGAAAAATGCAGGGTGAACAGCAAGTTCGTAAGCCGCTAACCGTTAATGCCACGGTAACATGCGACATTAAACGTCGTGCTGGCCGTCGGGATTTTCAGCGTGCCACGATAACCTACGATGAAAACTTCAACCTTCTGGTAACGCCGTTTCGCACACAAAGTTCTGGTGTCATGACGTCTATTACCGCAGCAAATTGTTTAATGATAATTCACGAAGACATCAGTCATGTTGAAAAAGGCACAACCCTGCCTGTTATTCCTTTTGATTTACTTTCACCTGAATCGGATCTGTAGCCTTGAAGAACAAACGTTATCTACTTGAAGGTAGAGATATTATAAAGCTGGCTTGGCCACTATTAATTGCGCAAATTACCCAAATGCTAATGGGCGTGAGCGATACCATTATGGCTGGCCGTTATAGTGCGACTGATATGGCTGCGGTGGCCCTTGGTTTTAGTATTACCGTACCTTTGTTGTGTTTTATACAAGGTATTGCGCTAGCTTTACCGCCCATTATTTCAAGGCTTCAAGGTACAAAAGACATCACCGGTATTGCCAATGCCAGTCAACAAGCAGGCTACTTAGTGTGTTTCGTTGGTGTAGCGATGGCCGCGCTTATTCCCTTTGCTGGTAACATCGTATCGCTATTCCCCATGGCAGATGAGCTTCATACCATCACCGTGGATTATGTGGTTTACGTGCTGTGTGCCATGCCGGGATTCGCGCTTTATCAATGGCTAAGAAACTACTGTGAAGGGCTAGGTAAAACCAAACCTACCATGTTAATTACCGTGATTGGTTTAATGGCCAATATACTCGGTAACTACCTTTTCATTTACGGTATTGGCCCTATTCCTGCTTTTGGTGGCGCGGGTTGTGGTGTAGCAACAGCTATTGTTATTTACACCATGCTAATTGCTACCTTCATTTACGTACGTTTTAGCCCGGCACTAAAAAAATATCAGCTTTTCGATACGTACTACAAGCCGTCTGTGGTTGCCATAAAGCGTACCTTCAAGCTTGGCCTTCCTATCGCCATGACGTTATTGTTTGAAGTAACCTTATTTGCGGTAGTGGCACTATTGCTTGCGCCTTTTGGATCCACCACAGTTGCCGCCCACCAAGTAGCCCTTAATTTCTCGGCACTCATGTTTATGGTACCCATGAGTATTGGTATGGCGGCGTCTATTCGTATAGGTTATCGCATTGGCCAAAATAATAGACGGCAAGCTAAAATTGCCGCAAAGTGCTCGATTTTAATCGGCTTTGTTACCGCGGCTTGTACTGCAACGTTCACGCTAAGTGCCAAAGCATTCATCATTGGGCTTTATACCAGCGATGAGGCGGTTTACCAAATGGCGAATGCCCTACTTATTTATGCGGCCATTTTTCAACTTTCAGACGCTATACAAGTAATATCAGCCAATGCGCTTCGTGGCTACAAAGACACTACCGCCATGTTTATCATTACGTTTGTGTCTTACTGGTTAATTGGTTTGCCCACCGGCGTAATATTAGGCCGTACCAATTGGATAACGGCAGAGCCGATGTCTGCTGGCGGCTTTTGGATTGGATTTATTGTAGGATTAAGTGCGGCTGCCATTATGCTAGGCGCTAGACTTTATTATATTCAACGCCCTAGCTACCGCTACGCCACGTAATTTCATTGATGACCTGCCTATCGGTTACACCTTCTGGCTCCGATAGGCGTTCCAATCACTAGGCGCATCAATATCAAATGCAGATTCGGGGTGATTGACACCAATCGCCTGCCCTTTGTCTTTCCAGTCTTCTATTACTTTTTTAGCACCTTTATCGCCCCTTAGCGCAAGTAAGCTGTCAAATGCCGCTTTGGGGAATATAGCAGGCACTGTCGCTTTTATTTTCACTTTCTCTTCAAGATCGCGTTTATGCCACTGACTGTAAATGATGTGATTGGGGTTTGATGGAATTTCGTTAAGCAATGCTTGCAGTGTAGCGGTAGTAACACTGGCTAAGTCGGCTAAGTGTACTAACAAATGGGTGTACTCATTGTCGGTAGCCTGCTTGAGGCTTTTTTCCAGCATAAGGCTCTTTTCCAGCATAAGACTCTTTTCCAGCATAAGAGCCTGCAGACCACAACGAATACTCGACGCAATGCCTTCACGCCACAACGGGTTGTAACACACCTTAGTGCTATTGCTACCTTGAGCTGCGTTTGCCTTAATCATACCGACAACATCAACAACATCGCTGTGCCAACGCCCAGTAACTACATAAGTACCGGCAAGATTAAGCCCGTGTAACTGCTGCAAAGAATTTTGGATTAACGGCAACCCATTGTAATGCGGGGAAAGTAGCTTGTTACTGCCATAACGCTTACTTTCCCCACCCGCCAACAGTATGCTTGCGACTTTACTCATTTTATATAACTCTCAGCGTCTAACTCACTCTCTAACACACTGAGAGAACGGCTTATGAAAAATGGCCATACAAACAATGCCTAGCGTGAACGGCTGAGCTCTTTAATGGCTTGGGTTAAGCCTTCAAGGGTTAGCCCGTACATTCTATCTTCAACAATTTCTTTTATAATAGAAATAGACGAATAGTAAGGCCAATAATTCTCAGCTTGTGGGTTTAACCATACCGCTTTATTAAAATGATTCAGTATACGGCCCAGCCACGCACTACCCGGTTCTTCGTTCCAGTGTTCAACGCTTCCTCCAGGATAGGTAATTTCATAAGGCCCCATAGTGGCATCGCCAACAAAGATGACTTTATAGTCTTTACCATACCGGTGAATAATATCGTGAACCGATACCCGCTCTTTTTCCCGTCGCAGGTTATCTTTCCAAACCTCTTCATATACACAGTTGTGAAAGTAGAAGTACTCAAGGTATTTAAACTCACTCTGCACTGCAGAGAAAAGTTCTTGCGTGGTTTTAACGTGAGGATCCATAGAGCCGCCCACATCAAAAAACATTAGCACCTTAACCGCGTTGTGACGCTCTGGCGACATGTGTATATCTAGCATACCGCCTTTTTTGGCCGTTTCACCAATAGTGGTGGCTACATCAAGCTCTTCACTGGCACCGGTTCTGGCGAACTTACGTAATTTACGCAAGGCGACTTTAATGTTTCGTGTGCCTAGCTCAACGTCGGCAGATAAGTTTTTAAACTCGCGCTTATCCCACACTTTTACCGCTGAATTACGACGATTGCCTTTCTGCCCAATACGAATACCTTCAGGGTTGTCGCCATAAGCGCCAAAGGGAGATGTTCCACCCGTACCCACCCATTTGTTACCACCTTGATGTCGCTTTTCTTGCTCTTCAAGGCGTTTTTTAAGGGTATCCATTAAAGCTTCTAAGCCGCCAGACTGCCGTAGCGCTTCACGCTCTTCTGCACTCAGGGTTTTCTCGATTTGTTTACGTAACCATTCTTCGGGGATGTCTTTACCGAATAAATCGATAGATTCTACCCCCTCAAAATAATCGGCAAATGCTCTGTCGAATTTATCGTATTGAGACTCATCCTTCACCATGATGGTTCGAGACAAACTATAGAAGCCTTCCAAATCTGCATAAACAATATGCTTTTCCAAGGCGTGGAGTAAATCAAGTAGCTCTCGCAAGCTCACTTTTACTTGATATTTTCGCAGCGTGAAAAAGAATTGAATAAGCATTAGCGGCGCGCCATAAATACCAATTTTTCGAACAAGTGAATATCTTGCTCGTTTTTAAGTAGTGCACCATATAGCGGTGGAATGGCGGCTTTACCGTCTTTCGACTGCAACGCTTCAGGTGGAATGTCTTCGGCCACCAGCAGTTTCAACCAATCGATAAGCTCTGACGTAGACGGTTTTTTCTTAAGCCCTGGAACATCACGAATCTCAAAGAAGGCTTTTAATGCTTCATCAAGCAGCTTTTTCTTTAAGTCGGGGAAATGCACATCAACGATTTGCTGCATTTCTTCAGGCGTAGGAAATTGAATATAATGGAAAAAACAACGACGTAGGAAGGCGTCAGGCAGCTCTTTTTCGTTATTTGACGTGATGATTACTATGGGGCGTACTTTGGCCACCACACGCTCTTGAGTTTCATATACAAAGAATTCCATCTTATCGAGCTCTAGCAATAAATCGTTTGGAAACTCAATATCCGCTTTGTCTATTTCATCAATTAATAAAATAGGACGGTTGCCTGCTTCAAATGCCTGCCATAGTTTTCCTTTAACAATGTAATTGCCAATATCGTGAACGCGATCGTCACCCAGCTGTGAATCACGAAGACGAGATACTGCATCGTATTCGTACAAGCCTTGTTGTGCCTTTGTAGTAGATTTGATGTGCCACTGAATTAAATCGGTTCCAAGACTGGCGGCTAACTCTTCAGCCAACATGGTTTTACCTGTGCCCGGCTCACCTTTGATAAGCAGTGGACGCTCTAGTGTAATGGCGGCATTCACGGCAAGTTGCAAATCTTTTGTAGCGATATAATTCGACGTTCCACTAAAAGCCATTATGGTTTTACCTCTTTCGTTCTGATTCGTCATGTAAAATAACAATAACATATAGCGAAAAAGCACTTTGCATTTTCACGTTTGGGACCAATGATATAGGGGTATGACGAAATCCCCAAATTCAGGCTATGAATTATTAACTATTATAAAGGTCGTACCGAACACGACTGCTGGGATTTCCTAACTAGGTAAGGATTAATAATGCAAGTATTTGACGACAACTCTCTTTCTATTGGCCGCACGCCTCTAGTTAAATTAAACCGCGTTACTTCTGGTAACGTTTACGCAAAGGTTGAGTCTCGTAACCCTAGCTTCAGCGTTAAGTGTCGTATTGGCGCCAATATGATTTGGGATGCAGAAAAACGTGGCGTGCTTACCCAAGGTAAGGAAATTGTAGAGCCTACCAGTGGTAACACAGGTATTGCCCTTGCGTTTGTTGCAGCATCACGTGGTTACAAACTAACGCTTACCATGCCTAGCAGCATGAGCTTAGAGCGCAGAAAGCTATTAAAAGCCCTTGGTGCTA
The nucleotide sequence above comes from Alteromonas naphthalenivorans. Encoded proteins:
- a CDS encoding MATE family efflux transporter; protein product: MKNKRYLLEGRDIIKLAWPLLIAQITQMLMGVSDTIMAGRYSATDMAAVALGFSITVPLLCFIQGIALALPPIISRLQGTKDITGIANASQQAGYLVCFVGVAMAALIPFAGNIVSLFPMADELHTITVDYVVYVLCAMPGFALYQWLRNYCEGLGKTKPTMLITVIGLMANILGNYLFIYGIGPIPAFGGAGCGVATAIVIYTMLIATFIYVRFSPALKKYQLFDTYYKPSVVAIKRTFKLGLPIAMTLLFEVTLFAVVALLLAPFGSTTVAAHQVALNFSALMFMVPMSIGMAASIRIGYRIGQNNRRQAKIAAKCSILIGFVTAACTATFTLSAKAFIIGLYTSDEAVYQMANALLIYAAIFQLSDAIQVISANALRGYKDTTAMFIITFVSYWLIGLPTGVILGRTNWITAEPMSAGGFWIGFIVGLSAAAIMLGARLYYIQRPSYRYAT
- a CDS encoding nucleotidyltransferase family protein — protein: MSKVASILLAGGESKRYGSNKLLSPHYNGLPLIQNSLQQLHGLNLAGTYVVTGRWHSDVVDVVGMIKANAAQGSNSTKVCYNPLWREGIASSIRCGLQALMLEKSLMLEKSLMLEKSLKQATDNEYTHLLVHLADLASVTTATLQALLNEIPSNPNHIIYSQWHKRDLEEKVKIKATVPAIFPKAAFDSLLALRGDKGAKKVIEDWKDKGQAIGVNHPESAFDIDAPSDWNAYRSQKV
- a CDS encoding vWA domain-containing protein, which produces MLIQFFFTLRKYQVKVSLRELLDLLHALEKHIVYADLEGFYSLSRTIMVKDESQYDKFDRAFADYFEGVESIDLFGKDIPEEWLRKQIEKTLSAEEREALRQSGGLEALMDTLKKRLEEQEKRHQGGNKWVGTGGTSPFGAYGDNPEGIRIGQKGNRRNSAVKVWDKREFKNLSADVELGTRNIKVALRKLRKFARTGASEELDVATTIGETAKKGGMLDIHMSPERHNAVKVLMFFDVGGSMDPHVKTTQELFSAVQSEFKYLEYFYFHNCVYEEVWKDNLRREKERVSVHDIIHRYGKDYKVIFVGDATMGPYEITYPGGSVEHWNEEPGSAWLGRILNHFNKAVWLNPQAENYWPYYSSISIIKEIVEDRMYGLTLEGLTQAIKELSRSR
- the glp gene encoding gephyrin-like molybdotransferase Glp — encoded protein: MSSKWLSLEHALEKAIDATSILGESETIELSRALGRITASEVHASLSVPPWDNSAMDGFAINAADSREDTLMPIQGTITAGMAEDEPLKPGHAIKIMTGAPVPPGADAVVMVENTHTKGNSVTINKLPSSGENIRKKEADIKIGQSLVNQGIRLQPQHLMLLSSQGLTTVDVVKQVKVGVVATGSELAQPGEPCLPTQIYESNRIGVSALLSELGVEIIDFGIVKDDEQSLTALFKEASERVDVMVSSGGVSVGDADYVKDVIDALGSIDFWKVAIKPGKPFALGHIGNTLFCGLPGNPVSAFVTAKLLVTPLIRKMQGEQQVRKPLTVNATVTCDIKRRAGRRDFQRATITYDENFNLLVTPFRTQSSGVMTSITAANCLMIIHEDISHVEKGTTLPVIPFDLLSPESDL
- a CDS encoding AAA family ATPase, which gives rise to MAFSGTSNYIATKDLQLAVNAAITLERPLLIKGEPGTGKTMLAEELAASLGTDLIQWHIKSTTKAQQGLYEYDAVSRLRDSQLGDDRVHDIGNYIVKGKLWQAFEAGNRPILLIDEIDKADIEFPNDLLLELDKMEFFVYETQERVVAKVRPIVIITSNNEKELPDAFLRRCFFHYIQFPTPEEMQQIVDVHFPDLKKKLLDEALKAFFEIRDVPGLKKKPSTSELIDWLKLLVAEDIPPEALQSKDGKAAIPPLYGALLKNEQDIHLFEKLVFMARR